A genomic region of Trifolium pratense cultivar HEN17-A07 linkage group LG3, ARS_RC_1.1, whole genome shotgun sequence contains the following coding sequences:
- the LOC123918896 gene encoding disease resistance protein RPM1-like: protein MCDPCASVLSCARENLLPLARKHLLPLALDHLLPILKEAVNMIRGVPNDEIAHMKHELETIEEFIHQADKMADAEEYNPSDGTREKIKQLIEASFRIQDVIDEYINCVEQQLPDPGCATVASEYVKTKILRLQIAHDIQIIKSRITEIKDTSSETNHEGSSSSAINPNATLLQNLRKAPFYLKEADVVGFEKPRDKLIDWLVKGRDELTVVSVVAMGGQGKTTLAKKVFDQVKGQFDYHVWITVSQSYNIEELLREMLKELCKQQNFSPPEMIHEMNKELLVEKVRNYLQEKRYVVVFDDVWNNSPFWADIKFAMSDKQKGCRILITTRIMDVATSCRESSFVEIHELKGLDDEQSLKLFNKKAFYDLEECCPDNLIDISSKIVKKCGGLPLAIVVTGGLLCKNRNAIEWYKFNDNIKPKLKKDSVINTFLVLSYHDLSYNLKSCLLYFGIYPEDWEVYSTRLIRQWIAEGFVKEEEGMTLEEVAEGYLTELIHRSLVQVVSIKIDGRAKSCRVHDLVHDMILKKFEDLSFCKNISEDGQSALNGIVRRLSITTNLDNLMESNESSQVRSLLVPNPYTLHESVVRKITTKFKLLKVFDAELARGIEVPEDLGSLNHLKYFSIMKPYDYETVLPKSIGMLENLETLDLTGIAVYHLPKEICKLRKLRHFLVGRSLSLVQLKDCIGGMTSLQTLRMLYLKQDESEDDIVEAIKELGKLKQLKELGLRSLDRKFMSVISSSINKLQQMEKLTLVEYLGYKDYYTFDDLNLNLPKLRYFALKGNLEKLPNWISKLPNLVSLKLNSSRLREDSMKLLKSMPNLMSISFLLDAYLGKTLHFQNEWFKNLKELRLEYVKYLKDILIDHGALPSLEKLSISEAPELKTLPTGIQRLKKLEYLTIRFMSEKFTQNFLLNGGQDHWIFKQVPFVRIYCPNAAFIGGSRS from the coding sequence ATGTGTGATCCGTGTGCAAGTGTACTTTCTTGTGCTCGTGAAAACTTGCTTCCACTAGCTCGTAAGCATTTGCTTCCACTAGCCCTTGATCATTTGCTTCCAATACTAAAGGAAGCTGTGAACATGATTAGGGGCGTCCCAAATGACGAAATTGCACACATGAAACATGAACTCGAAACCATAGAAGAGTTCATCCATCAAGCAGATAAAATGGCTGATGCTGAAGAATACAACCCAAGTGATGGAACCAGAGAAAAAATCAAGCAGTTGATAGAAGCATCTTTTCGCATACAAGATGTCATCGATGAATATATCAACTGTGTGGAACAACAACTTCCAGATCCTGGATGTGCTACTGTTGCTTCTGAATATGTTAAAACTAAGATTCTCCGTCTCCAAATAGCCCATGATATTCAGATCATCAAATCCCGAATTACTGAAATAAAAGATACAAGTTCTGAAACCAATCATGAAGGATCAAGCAGTTCTGCTATAAACCCGAATGCCACTTTGTTGCAGAACCTTCGAAAGGCTCCTTTTTACCTGAAGGAAGCTGATGTTGTCGGCTTTGAAAAGCCAAGAGACAAATTGATTGATTGGCTGGTAAAGGGAAGAGATGAGCTCACTGTCGTCTCCGTAGTAGCAATGGGAGGGCAAGGAAAAACTACTCTTGCTAAAAAAGTTTTTGATCAGGTCAAGGGACAGTTTGATTATCATGTATGGATCACAGTGTCACAATCATACAATATTGAAGAGTTGCTGAGAGAGATGTTGAAGGAGCTTtgcaaacaacaaaatttcagtCCTCCTGAAATGATTCATGAAATGAATAAAGAGTTATTAGTGGAAAAAGTGAGAAACTATTTGCAGGAGAAAAGGTACGTTGTAGTGTTTGATGATGTATGGAATAACTCACCTTTTTGGGCTGATATTAAATTTGCTATGAGTGATAAACAAAAAGGTTGTAGGATATTAATCACCACTAGAATCATGGATGTTGCCACTTCTTGTAGGGAATCTTCTTTTGTTGAAATTCATGAATTGAAAGGTTTAGATGATGAACAATctttaaaattgttcaataagAAGGCATTTTATGACTTGGAGGAATGTTGTCCAGATAATCTTATTGATATATCTTccaaaattgttaaaaaatgtGGTGGATTACCACTAGCAATTGTAGTCACCGGTGGTCTTTTATGTAAAAATAGAAATGCAATTGAATGGTACAAGTTTAATGATAATATCAAGCCAAAGTTAAAGAAAGATTCTGTGATAAACACATTTTTAGTTCTCAGTTATCATGATTTGTCTTACAATCTCAAGTCATGTCTGTTATATTTTGGAATATATCCTGAAGATTGGGAAGTTTATTCCACGAGACTAATTCGACAATGGATAGCTGAAGGGTTCGTAAAGGAGGAAGAGGGAATGACTTTGGAAGAGGTTGCAGAAGGATACTTAACAGAATTAATCCATAGAAGTTTAGTGCAAGTAGTTTCAATCAAAATTGATGGAAGAGCAAAAAGTTGTCGTGTTCATGATCTAGTGCATGATATGATCCTTAAAAAATTTGAGGATTTAAGTTTTTGCAAGAATATTAGTGAGGATGGCCAATCAGCTTTAAATGGAATAGTTCGACGCCTATCAATAACAACCAATTTGGATAATTTAATGGAAAGTAATGAAAGCTCGCAGGTTCGATCGCTGCTCGTTCCCAACCCCTACACATTACATGAATCCGTTGTAAGGAAAATTACTACAAAATTCAAGTTGTTGAAGGTGTTTGATGCTGAACTTGCTAGAGGAATTGAAGTTCCTGAAGATTTGGGAAGTTTGAACCACTTGAAGTATTTTAGTATCATGAAGCCATATGATTATGAAACTGTACTTCCAAAATCCATTGGCATGCTTGAGAACCTAGAGACCTTGGATTTAACGGGAATAGCAGTCTATCATTTACCCAAAGAAATTTGTAAACTTAGAAAGTTACGACATTTTTTAGTCGGCAGATCATTGTCTCTGGTTCAATTGAAAGATTGTATTGGAGGAATGACATCCTTACAAACTCTACGTATGCTTTATTTGAAACAAGATGAAAGTGAAGATGATATTGTAGAGGCAATCAAAGAGCTAGGAAAGCTAAAGCAGCTAAAGGAGTTGGGCTTGCGCTCTCTTGACAGAAAATTTATGAGTGTTATATCTTCCTCAATCAATAAGCTGCAACAAATGGAAAAACTAACTTTGGTAGAATATCTAGGGTACAAAGATTACTACACATTCgatgatttgaatttgaatttaccTAAGCTACGATATTTTGCACTGAAAGGTAATTTGGAGAAGTTGCCCAACTGGATTTCAAAACTTCCAAATCTTGTTAGTTTGAAGCTTAATTCATCCAGACTAAGAGAAGATTCAATGAAATTACTCAAAAGTATGCCAAACTTGATGTCCATTAGTTTCCTCCTTGATGCTTATCTAGGCAAAACCTTACATTTTCAAAATGAATGGTTTAAGAATTTGAAGGAACTACGTCTTGAGTATGTGAAATACTTGAAAGACATCCTTATTGACCATGGTGCGTTGCCTTCTCTGGAAAAGCTCTCCATATCCGAAGCACCCGAACTCAAGACGTTACCAACTGGCATTCAACGCTTAAAGAAGCTTGAATATCTCACTATTAGATTTATGAGTGAGAAATTTACACAGAACTTTTTACTCAATGGAGGACAAGACCATTGGATCTTCAAGCAAGTGCCCTTTGTACGAATTTATTGTCCGAATGCCGCATTCATTGGTGGATCAAGGAGCTAG
- the LOC123918898 gene encoding zinc finger CCCH domain-containing protein 18-like — protein MDISECTRIVFDKIQRFEPEHATKIIGYLLMQDNGEQEIAKLASFPDHLIHDIAHNARMELEKLATRSVISSGNHSPASFQVHSPYYNLHNGNTNPEFMTIGINEHQNRTALFGSENHQHVDSVNSTTANFDYYNYCLEYASAVANLNRKNGRRFSNMTEFPFKTCHYFSKGYCRHGNSCRFYHHGQAVSEIFSQMFGNDAAANDEQAISPGSLAQLESEIVDLLKQRGNPISIASLPMAYYDKYKKVLQAEGYLAESQRHGKSGYNLTKLLIRLRNSIRLIDRPHGQHAVVLAEDAPKFMGKTDCQNISASQQIYLTFPADSTFSEEDVSNYFSTFGNVEDVRIPCQQRRMFGFVTFVDPETVKMILDKGNPHYVRGSRVLVKPYKEKPKLIDRKYPYRLENHVCYSPRYVDIDAEIASSPRNCGNPRYLRRLLEEQDRIFELERRRLAVLQISQKSLSAPPHFGINMNGSRVSNDHFHVQPTESFSYARNDRAEYTNANNSDEESNEGLNLPDSPFSYRVDTGISAIM, from the exons ATGGATATTTCTGAGTGTACAAGGATTGTTTTCGACAAAATTCAACGATTTGAGCCAGAACATGCTACGAAGATCATTGGATATCTACTTATGCAAGATAATGGTGAACAAGAGATAGCTAAGTTAGCTTCATTTCCAGATCATTTGATTCATGATATTGCCCATAATGCAAGAATGGAGCTTGAAAAGTTGGCTACTAGATCAGTAATCTCGTCCGGAAATCATTCGCCTGCAAGTTTCCAGGTTCACTCTCCCTATTACAATCTGCATAATGGAAATACTAATCCAGAATTTATGACAATAGGTATCAATGAACATCAAAACCGTACCGCATTGTTCGGTTCGGAGAATCATCAACATGTAGATAGTGTAAATTCTACAACAGCTAACTTTGATTACTATAATTACTGCTTAGAATATGCTTCAGCTGTTGCCAATTTGAATCGAAAAAATGGTAGAAGGTTTTCAAACATGACTGAATTTCCATTCAAAACATGTCACTATTTCAGCAAAGGATATTGTAGGCATGGAAATAGTTGTAGGTTCTATCATCATGGACAAGCTGTTTCTGAGATATTCTCTCAGATGTTTGGAAATGACGCTGCTGCTAATGACGAACAAGCGATTTCTCCTGGATCACTGGCGCAACTAGAGTCGGAAATCGTTGACCTCTTAAAACAAAGAGGAAATCCTATTTCAATTGCTTCATTACCAATGGCATACTATGATAAGTATAAGAAGGTACTACAAGCTGAAGGGTACCTAGCCGAGAGTCAGCGACATGGTAAGTCTGGCTACAATTTGACAAAGCTGCTTATTCGATTGAGAAACAGTATTCGACTAATTGACAG GCCTCATGGGCAGCATGCTGTGGTTTTAGCGGAAGATGCACCAAAATTCATGGGAAAGACGGATTGTCAAAATATTAGTGCATCACAACAAATTTACTTAACATTTCCAGCTGATAGCACTTTCTCAGAAGAGGATGTCTCGAACTACTTTAG CACTTTTGGGAATGTTGAAGATGTAAGAATTCCATGTCAGCAGAGAAGGATGTTTGGATTTGTGACATTTGTTGATCCAGAAACTGTTAAAATGATCTTGGATAAGGGAAATCCTCACTATGTTCGCGGATCTCGGGTTCTTGTGAAACCTTACAAGGAGAAGCCAAAACTTATTGACag GAAGTATCCATATAGACTTGAGAATCATGTTTGTTATTCACCGCGATATGTAGACATTGATGCTGAAATCGCCTCAAGTCCAAGAAATTGTGGCAATCCTCGGTATCTAAGAAGGCTCCTCGAAGAACAAGACCGAATCTTTGAACTTGAAAGAAGGCGTCTTGCAGTGTTGCAAATATCCCAAAAATCTTTATCTGCTCCACCCCATTTCGGTATCAACATGAATGGATCAAGAGTTTCAAATG ATCATTTCCATGTCCAGCCTACAGAATCTTTTAGTTATGCGCGCAATGACAGAGCTGAGTACACAAATGCCAATAACTCTGACGAGGAAAG CAACGAAGGACTAAATCTCCCGGACAGCCCGTTTTCGTATCGAGTAGATACCGGAATTTCAGCAATCATGTAG
- the LOC123918899 gene encoding scarecrow-like protein 21 has translation MQTSQKHEISYGSGRFYVEPVQNLDSYGLPSSENLENYSSSDNSSQTFYPSHQILEPYGTFESASTSNNSFPYQNSPSTLSFSPNNSPVSQLESNSYVLRPQHSLEFVNGSPEDDDSYLRHDLDDLRHKMLELESVMLGPNADMLDTYDAEVKQESASFLLESEKWKKNMEMVSKGDLKEMLYTCAKAVDENDIETIEWMVTELRKIVSIMGNPVERLGAYMLEALVSKMASSGSTIYKSLKCSEPTGNELLSYMHVLYEICPYFKFGYMSANGAIAEAMKEEREVHIIDFQITQGTQWVSLIQALARRPGGPPKIRITGVDDSYSAYARGGGVDIVGGRLSTLAQSCHVPFEFNAVRVPASEVQLGDFELRHGEAVAVNFALMLHHVPDESVNIHNHRDRLLRLAKHISPKVVTLVEQEFNTNNAPFLERFVETMNYNSAVYESIDLVLPRDHKERINVEQHCLAREVVNLVACEGEERVERHEPMSKWRMRFAKAGFTPYPLSSFINSSIKDLLDSYRGHYTLEERDGALYLGWKNQVLVASCAWR, from the coding sequence ATGCAAACATCACAGAAACATGAAATTTCTTATGGTTCTGGCAGGTTCTACGTTGAACCTGTGCAGAATCTGGACTCATATGGCTTACCTTCGAGTGAGAATTTAGAAAATTATTCTTCCTCTGATAACAGCAGCCAAACATTCTATCCTTCTCATCAAATTCTAGAACCATATGGCACCTTTGAATCTGCTTCAACAAGCAACAACAGTTTCCCTTACCAAAATTCTCCGTCTACTCTCAGCTTCTCACCTAACAATAGTCCGGTGTCACAGCTAGAGTCAAATTCATACGTGTTGAGACCACAACATTCTCTTGAATTTGTTAATGGTTCTCCTGAGGATGATGACTCTTACTTGAGACACGACCTTGATGACTTGAGGCATAAGATGCTAGAGCTGGAATCTGTTATGCTCGGACCTAACGCAGACATGCTAGATACATACGATGCTGAAGTTAAACAAGAATCTGCTTCGTTCTTATTAGAGTCAGAGAAGTGGAAGAAAAACATGGAGATGGTATCTAAAGGAGATCTGAAAGAGATGCTTTATACTTGTGCAAAAGCCGTAGATGAGAATGATATTGAGACAATTGAATGGATGGTTACCGAGTTACGCAAAATAGTATCGATTATGGGCAATCCGGTTGAACGATTGGGAGCATACATGTTGGAGGCTCTTGTTTCAAAGATGGCTTCTTCAGGAAGCACAATCTACAAATCGTTAAAATGTAGTGAACCTACTGGTAATGAACTACTCTCTTACATGCATGTACTTTATGAAATATGTCCATACTTTAAGTTCGGGTATATGTCGGCAAATGGAGCAATTGCTGAAGCTATGAAGGAGGAACGTGAAGTACACataattgattttcaaattaCTCAAGGAACTCAGTGGGTGAGTCTGATCCAGGCTCTTGCTCGCAGGCCTGGAGGACCCCCAAAGATCAGAATAACAGGCGTTGACGACTCGTATTCAGCTTATGCGCGCGGAGGAGGGGTTGATATAGTGGGGGGAAGGTTATCAACGCTTGCACAGTCATGTCATGTACCCTTTGAGTTCAATGCTGTTAGAGTTCCTGCTTCTGAGGTGCAACTCGGAGACTTTGAACTTCGACATGGTGAAGCTGTGGCGGTGAATTTTGCGCTTATGCTACACCATGTGCCGGATGAAAGTGTCAACATTCATAATCATCGTGACCGGTTGTTGCGATTGGCTAAGCACATATCTCCCAAGGTGGTGACTCTAGTTGAGCAAGAATTCAATACCAATAACGCTCCATTCTTGGAGCGTTTTGTCGAGACAATGAACTACAACTCAGCTGTTTATGAATCGATTGATCTTGTTCTTCCAAGGGATCACAAAGAGAGGATTAATGTCGAACAGCACTGTTTGGCTCGAGAAGTCGTCAACTTGGTAGCCTGTGAAGGGGAAGAAAGAGTGGAACGTCACGAGCCTATGAGTAAGTGGAGAATGCGTTTCGCAAAGGCTGGATTTACGCCTTATCCATTGAGCTCCTTCATCAATTCTTCAATCAAGGATCTTCTGGATAGCTACCGTGGACATTACACTCTAGAAGAGAGAGATGGTGCACTATATCTTGGTTGGAAGAATCAAGTTCTTGTTGCTTCTTGTGCTTGGAGATGA